In the genome of Deinococcus sp. YIM 77859, one region contains:
- a CDS encoding ATP-binding protein, which yields MSHDASSPTGKNAPRETLRERAERELQISGPPPAPATQDPATLLHELQVHQIELEHQNEELRRALLEAEEARSKYLDLFDFAPIGYFTFDEQGLIQEANLTGCTLLGVPRERLIGRRFPLFVDPGWRGHFTALLKRVFDGPGKRVAELKLVRQDGTGFWGQVEAVAVDPASRSGPHCRAAVIDITAQKEAQEEVLRLNQTLEQRVEQRSARVRELAEELERFTYDVANDLQGPLRHIQSFTELLNERFPPPDEQSRRYLEHIGASARRMQGLISALLDFSRASRMRMRLSRVPLDQVLREVRKKLEPELANRQVQLSADPLPVVQADSGAMQLVFRHLLSNALKFTRAQPQPRIRVFAQETGREYVLAVQDNGAGFNMRYRDRLFHVFQRLHSDREYEGAGVGLAIVRRVMSRYGGRVWAEGKVGEGATFYVALPKQPVDLD from the coding sequence ATGAGCCACGACGCCTCCTCCCCCACCGGTAAGAACGCGCCTAGAGAGACGCTGCGCGAGCGGGCGGAACGTGAGTTGCAGATATCTGGACCCCCACCCGCACCGGCCACACAGGATCCCGCCACTCTGCTGCACGAACTGCAAGTCCACCAGATCGAGCTCGAACACCAGAACGAGGAACTGCGCCGGGCGCTGCTGGAGGCCGAGGAGGCGCGCAGCAAGTACCTAGACCTCTTTGATTTCGCGCCCATAGGGTACTTCACCTTTGACGAGCAGGGCCTGATTCAGGAGGCAAACCTCACCGGCTGCACGCTGCTGGGGGTGCCCCGTGAACGCCTGATCGGTCGCCGCTTTCCGCTGTTTGTAGATCCCGGCTGGCGGGGCCACTTCACGGCGCTGCTGAAGCGGGTGTTCGACGGCCCAGGCAAGCGGGTGGCCGAGCTGAAGCTGGTCCGGCAGGACGGGACTGGCTTTTGGGGGCAGGTGGAGGCCGTTGCGGTGGATCCCGCGTCCAGGTCCGGCCCCCACTGCCGCGCGGCGGTGATCGATATCACCGCGCAAAAGGAAGCGCAGGAGGAGGTGTTGCGCCTGAACCAGACGCTGGAGCAGCGAGTAGAGCAGCGCAGCGCCCGCGTCCGCGAGCTGGCTGAGGAGCTTGAACGCTTCACCTACGACGTGGCCAACGACCTGCAGGGGCCGCTGCGCCACATTCAGAGCTTCACGGAGCTGCTGAACGAGCGCTTTCCTCCTCCTGACGAGCAAAGCCGGCGGTACCTGGAACACATCGGCGCCTCGGCGCGGCGGATGCAGGGCCTGATCTCCGCGCTGCTTGACTTCTCACGGGCCAGTCGAATGCGCATGCGCCTCTCGCGCGTGCCGCTTGATCAGGTGCTCAGGGAAGTTCGCAAGAAACTCGAGCCCGAGCTCGCCAACCGGCAGGTGCAGCTCAGCGCCGACCCTCTACCGGTGGTCCAGGCCGACAGCGGCGCGATGCAGCTCGTGTTTCGCCACCTCCTGAGTAACGCCTTGAAGTTTACCCGCGCGCAGCCACAACCACGCATCCGCGTCTTTGCGCAGGAGACGGGGCGCGAGTACGTGCTGGCGGTGCAGGATAACGGTGCGGGCTTTAATATGCGCTACCGCGACCGCCTCTTTCACGTCTTTCAACGCCTCCACAGCGACCGGGAATACGAGGGCGCCGGGGTGGGGCTCGCCATCGTGCGCCGGGTCATGTCGCGCTACGGGGGCCGGGTGTGGGCCGAGGGCAAAGTTGGGGAGGGCGCCACCTTCTACGTGGCCCTGCCCAAGCAACCTGTGGACCTGGACTGA
- a CDS encoding chemotaxis protein CheB, which yields MAPQRLVVIGASAGGVESLIDLAAALPPDFPAPVLVVVHIPAGTRSLLPQILRRAGPLPAIHPQDGEPLMAGRIYVALPDHHLLVEQGRVAVTKGPKENRFRPAIDALFRSAAYVYGSAVIGVILSGTLDDGVSGLWTIKRRGGVAVVQQPDDALYSEMPVNALQQVDVDYVVPLAELGELLTRLVTQSSQDGEDQMNEEERRRLETEVRIAAEDGALEQGILEMGELSAIACPDCHGALVRLQEGGHVRYRCHTGHAFSASALLAGVNESVEDSLWSAVRALEESTILLRQLGEHHADAGNVRTAELFFDQAHAAEERSRRVRDVLIQENPLDDPVIREGSQVSHDPNLP from the coding sequence ATGGCACCCCAGCGTCTCGTTGTGATCGGTGCGTCGGCCGGAGGCGTAGAGAGCCTGATCGATCTGGCCGCCGCGCTGCCTCCCGACTTTCCAGCTCCCGTGCTGGTGGTGGTGCATATTCCTGCGGGGACACGCAGCCTGCTCCCGCAGATCCTGCGCCGGGCTGGCCCCCTTCCGGCGATTCATCCCCAGGACGGGGAGCCGCTGATGGCGGGCCGCATCTACGTGGCGCTGCCCGACCATCACCTGCTGGTGGAGCAGGGACGGGTCGCCGTCACCAAAGGGCCCAAGGAAAACCGCTTCCGGCCTGCGATAGACGCCCTCTTTCGCTCGGCGGCCTACGTGTACGGTTCGGCGGTGATCGGCGTCATTCTCTCGGGCACGCTGGATGACGGCGTCTCGGGCCTGTGGACGATCAAGCGGCGGGGAGGCGTCGCCGTGGTGCAGCAGCCAGACGACGCCCTCTACAGCGAGATGCCGGTGAATGCCCTGCAACAGGTGGACGTGGATTACGTGGTGCCGCTGGCAGAACTGGGCGAGCTGCTCACGCGGCTGGTCACACAAAGCTCGCAGGATGGAGAGGACCAGATGAATGAGGAGGAACGGCGTCGTCTGGAAACGGAGGTGCGGATCGCCGCCGAAGACGGGGCACTGGAACAGGGCATCCTGGAGATGGGTGAGCTCTCCGCCATCGCCTGTCCCGACTGTCACGGAGCGCTGGTGCGGCTGCAGGAAGGAGGACACGTCCGCTACCGCTGTCACACCGGGCACGCCTTTAGCGCGAGCGCCCTGCTTGCCGGAGTGAACGAATCGGTTGAAGATAGCCTGTGGAGTGCGGTCCGGGCACTGGAAGAAAGCACCATTCTGCTGCGCCAACTCGGCGAGCACCACGCGGACGCTGGCAACGTGCGAACCGCAGAACTCTTTTTTGATCAGGCGCACGCCGCCGAGGAACGTTCCCGCCGGGTGCGGGATGTCCTGATCCAGGAAAATCCCCTGGACGACCCGGTGATTCGCGAGGGCAGCCAGGTCAGCCACGACCCCAACCTGCCCTGA
- a CDS encoding GntR family transcriptional regulator — MLQPVARDRVVDVVRERLRAAILAGELAPGTRLSVPELARHLQVSRSPVREAVLLLVGEGLAVEHSRRGVEVARLDLGDLLELYELRAALEGLAAGLAAERMSSTDLAALRGVLDAQGAAALGEAGRFRDLDARFHQIVVQTCGNARLARHAELLAREMRLAGPLLLNTPAHLRRSHEEHRAIERALRQRDGPAAEAAMRAHLTRVAQAVRIHHTQP; from the coding sequence GTGCTTCAACCTGTTGCCAGGGACCGCGTTGTCGACGTGGTGCGGGAACGGCTGCGCGCAGCCATCCTGGCGGGGGAACTCGCCCCCGGCACCCGCCTGAGCGTACCGGAACTCGCCCGTCATCTTCAGGTCAGCCGCTCGCCCGTGCGCGAGGCGGTGCTGCTCCTCGTGGGAGAAGGGCTGGCGGTCGAGCATTCGCGGCGGGGCGTGGAGGTGGCGCGGCTGGACCTGGGCGACCTGCTCGAACTGTACGAGCTGCGCGCGGCCCTCGAAGGCCTGGCCGCGGGTCTGGCGGCCGAGCGGATGAGCAGCACCGACCTCGCGGCGCTGCGGGGGGTGCTGGACGCGCAGGGCGCTGCAGCACTGGGGGAGGCGGGCCGCTTCCGCGACCTCGACGCCCGGTTTCACCAGATCGTCGTCCAGACCTGCGGCAATGCCCGGCTGGCGCGGCACGCCGAGCTGCTCGCACGGGAGATGCGCCTGGCGGGTCCCCTTCTGCTGAACACCCCCGCGCACCTGCGCCGCAGCCACGAGGAGCACCGGGCCATCGAGCGTGCGCTGCGGCAACGCGACGGCCCCGCCGCCGAGGCCGCCATGCGCGCTCACCTCACCCGCGTCGCGCAGGCCGTTCGTATCCACCACACCCAGCCCTGA
- a CDS encoding NPCBM/NEW2 domain-containing protein, with translation MNLLQTQAIDPGDNTLSNEPWTAATNGWGPAERNRSNGEKGTGDGRTLTLNGKTYGNGFGVHSDSSLSFDVGGKCTSFTADIGVDDEVGSLGSVVFQVYADGVKLYDSGIMTGASTTKSVNVNIAGRRELKLVVTNAGDNIHYDHADWANAMLRDCVVTTTTAPSTPTSPIAYSGPITITRGGTYSGNWESLDPNVPAVSIKTAEPVVIENANIRGRGDLIRGYWVNLTVRNTNGYGLNPNVYGRHTGRFISAEDVLNLRVENNYLEGTTGIYVNIFQGKAANGQTVKILRNRVKNIDGRKSDGKGGYLNDRYLVQFVQLSKVRQLPEVEIAWNEVINEPGKSSLEENINLYSSSGTPESPIKIHNNYIQGAYAIFPATDSAYSGGGIMLGDGSQDNLNVAGGYVEVFRNQIVSTSNQGIGIAGGHHQNVYDNRVLSSGRLPDGSINLAQNVGLYVWDMFGAQASGIWSDNSVHDNLVGWARIRSDGSTWLNNTWFPNCTSLCYNNRPWPTAVTLDTERQEFELWRDKVRSAGLTIGPR, from the coding sequence TTGAACCTGCTCCAGACTCAGGCGATCGACCCGGGCGATAATACGCTGAGTAATGAGCCTTGGACGGCCGCCACCAACGGCTGGGGCCCCGCCGAACGGAACAGGAGTAATGGTGAGAAGGGAACGGGCGACGGGCGCACCCTCACCCTGAATGGGAAGACCTATGGGAATGGGTTCGGCGTTCATTCCGACTCTTCTCTAAGCTTTGATGTTGGAGGCAAATGTACGAGCTTCACGGCTGATATCGGCGTTGACGATGAGGTTGGAAGTCTTGGCAGCGTGGTTTTTCAGGTGTATGCGGACGGCGTGAAGCTCTACGACAGCGGCATCATGACGGGTGCAAGCACGACCAAAAGTGTTAATGTCAATATTGCAGGCCGCAGAGAGCTGAAGCTCGTTGTGACTAATGCTGGGGACAACATTCATTACGACCACGCGGATTGGGCGAACGCTATGCTGCGTGATTGTGTAGTGACAACGACAACGGCACCCTCTACGCCGACAAGCCCAATCGCCTACAGCGGACCGATCACGATCACCCGGGGCGGCACCTACTCCGGCAACTGGGAGAGCCTGGACCCCAACGTTCCCGCCGTGTCCATCAAAACCGCAGAACCCGTCGTCATCGAGAACGCCAACATCCGTGGTCGTGGCGATCTGATTCGCGGCTATTGGGTCAATCTCACCGTGCGCAACACCAACGGCTACGGCCTGAACCCCAATGTCTATGGCCGTCATACCGGCCGCTTCATCTCCGCCGAGGACGTCTTGAACCTGCGGGTGGAGAACAATTATTTGGAAGGCACGACGGGCATCTACGTCAACATCTTTCAGGGGAAGGCCGCGAACGGACAGACCGTCAAGATTCTGCGCAATCGTGTCAAGAACATCGATGGCCGCAAGAGTGACGGCAAGGGGGGCTACCTCAACGACCGCTACCTGGTGCAGTTTGTCCAACTGTCCAAGGTTCGCCAGCTACCAGAGGTGGAGATTGCCTGGAACGAGGTGATCAATGAGCCAGGCAAGAGCTCGCTGGAGGAGAACATCAACCTATACTCCAGTAGCGGGACGCCCGAGAGCCCGATCAAGATCCACAACAACTACATCCAGGGGGCCTATGCCATCTTCCCGGCGACCGACAGTGCCTACTCGGGCGGTGGGATCATGTTGGGGGACGGGAGCCAGGACAACCTCAACGTAGCAGGTGGGTACGTGGAGGTCTTCCGCAACCAAATTGTGAGCACCTCTAATCAGGGGATCGGCATCGCGGGTGGTCATCACCAGAATGTGTATGACAACCGCGTACTCTCCAGCGGTCGTTTGCCAGACGGTTCGATCAACTTGGCACAGAACGTCGGACTGTACGTCTGGGATATGTTTGGTGCCCAGGCAAGTGGTATCTGGTCGGACAATTCGGTGCACGACAACCTGGTTGGCTGGGCCCGCATTCGGTCCGATGGCAGTACCTGGCTGAACAATACGTGGTTCCCCAACTGCACGAGCCTGTGCTACAACAACCGACCTTGGCCCACTGCCGTTACCCTCGACACCGAGCGCCAGGAGTTTGAGCTCTGGAGAGACAAGGTCCGTTCCGCCGGACTGACCATTGGTCCTCGCTAA
- a CDS encoding CheR family methyltransferase, with the protein MPEHSHIPEGAPSDTTEATAPFPPAAVVGIGGSAGALDGYERFFTALPGGGGMAFVVLAHLDPSGGGLMPELLARCTPLPVLEVTDGLEVQPDHVYVAPPGHTLALLHGTLLLTPDPQPYRPIDGFFQSLAADQGERAVAVVLSGMGTDGSLGVRAVKENLGRVFVQDPASAQYPSMPRSALASGVADQVLPAEELAAELYAQVTHTEWLRVQEGTEGRPNAALQKILLHVRARTGHDFSLYKQNTLVRRIDRRMKSHQIAELSHYARYLAENPAEVDALFKDLLINVTSFFRDPLAFEALGAHLRTYLREHEDLSTFRAWVPGCSTGEEAYSIAMLLSEVLDEFGGERYVQVQIFATDLDQEAIDVARLGLYSVQGVAGISPARLERFFIPRDGGYQVRSDLREMIVFARHNTFGDPPFTRLDLLSCRNMLIYFGAELQKQILPLFHYALKPGGLLFLGPSETLGSARDLFAPLDNRWKLYRRDPARASGVLPLGHLGQPSLERPHLPRPELRRAVPSGKEVGLPGPHLPRPELRRAVPSGKEVGLPGAVQNLLLTELAPPAVMVDAQGNVLYVSGRTGAYLELPPGTPNMNVVDMALPALRYELSGALREAGSTGQEARSLALTVPVNGELRQIELSVRPLRLPGQTGSLYLIVFLDRGGVQGPRAQRGVAPEASDRVAELERELKYTKEYLQATIEEMEVALEERKSTNEELQTANEELQSSNEELMTSKEELQSLNEELITINAEHQVIISDLQQANDDMKNLMDSVGIATVFLDNELRIKRFTPKITQVINLMPVDVGRPLTDIASNLRHDTLEEDIRRVLQTLASFETAVQTREGQWFLMRISPYRTFDNFIDGVVVVFTNIDPLKRLEGQLREALLYSEAILNTITDPILVLDHNLRVVSFNTALLTLLGADPADVQGERVYDLGSGQFDQPDLVTRLREVALGAAELRDFLLEMDLPGEGKRAIKLNARRLVSSDGAAELVLLWCEDLTPVLERLAEEGGNALQGSEAD; encoded by the coding sequence ATGCCTGAACACTCCCACATCCCCGAAGGTGCGCCCTCCGACACCACCGAAGCCACTGCGCCTTTCCCGCCCGCTGCTGTGGTGGGGATCGGGGGCTCTGCCGGGGCGCTCGACGGCTACGAACGCTTCTTCACGGCGTTGCCGGGTGGTGGAGGCATGGCTTTTGTGGTGCTCGCGCATCTGGATCCCAGCGGGGGCGGCCTGATGCCCGAACTCCTGGCGCGCTGCACGCCGCTGCCCGTGCTGGAGGTCACGGACGGTCTGGAGGTGCAGCCCGACCACGTGTATGTCGCTCCGCCGGGCCACACGCTGGCGCTGCTGCACGGCACCCTGCTGCTCACGCCCGATCCCCAGCCCTACCGGCCCATCGATGGGTTTTTCCAGAGCCTTGCCGCCGACCAGGGGGAACGCGCGGTGGCGGTGGTGCTCTCGGGGATGGGCACCGACGGCAGCCTGGGGGTGCGGGCCGTCAAGGAGAACCTGGGGCGGGTGTTCGTGCAGGACCCGGCCAGCGCACAGTACCCCAGCATGCCGCGGAGTGCGCTCGCCAGCGGCGTGGCGGACCAGGTGCTGCCCGCCGAGGAGCTTGCCGCCGAGCTGTACGCACAGGTCACCCACACCGAGTGGCTGCGTGTGCAGGAGGGCACGGAGGGCCGCCCCAATGCCGCGCTGCAAAAGATCCTGCTGCACGTGCGGGCCCGCACCGGTCATGACTTTTCCCTCTACAAGCAGAACACGCTGGTTCGCCGTATTGACCGGCGGATGAAAAGCCATCAGATCGCGGAGCTGAGCCACTACGCTCGGTACCTCGCCGAGAACCCGGCCGAGGTAGACGCCCTTTTCAAAGATCTTTTGATCAACGTCACCAGCTTCTTCCGGGACCCCCTTGCCTTTGAGGCGCTGGGAGCCCATCTGCGGACCTACCTGCGCGAGCACGAGGACCTGAGCACCTTCCGGGCCTGGGTGCCGGGCTGCTCGACGGGTGAGGAAGCGTACTCCATCGCCATGCTGCTCAGCGAAGTGCTGGACGAGTTCGGGGGTGAGCGGTATGTCCAGGTACAGATTTTTGCGACGGACCTCGATCAGGAGGCGATCGACGTGGCGCGGTTGGGCCTGTACTCCGTGCAGGGCGTGGCGGGAATTTCCCCAGCGCGGCTGGAGCGCTTCTTCATTCCGCGGGACGGCGGCTACCAGGTCAGAAGCGATCTGCGGGAGATGATCGTCTTTGCGCGGCACAACACCTTTGGCGACCCGCCCTTTACCCGCCTGGACCTGCTCTCGTGCCGCAATATGCTCATTTACTTCGGTGCCGAGCTGCAAAAGCAGATCCTCCCGCTCTTTCACTATGCGCTCAAGCCCGGCGGCCTGCTGTTCCTGGGGCCGTCCGAGACGCTGGGCTCAGCTCGTGACCTCTTTGCCCCGCTGGATAACCGCTGGAAGCTCTACCGGCGGGACCCGGCTCGGGCCAGCGGCGTGCTCCCCCTAGGACACCTCGGGCAGCCGTCCCTGGAGCGGCCCCACCTGCCTCGCCCGGAGCTGCGCCGCGCGGTGCCCAGCGGAAAGGAGGTGGGGCTGCCGGGGCCCCACCTGCCTCGCCCGGAGCTGCGCCGCGCGGTGCCCAGCGGAAAGGAGGTGGGGCTGCCGGGAGCGGTGCAGAATCTGCTGCTGACCGAGCTGGCTCCGCCTGCGGTGATGGTGGACGCGCAGGGGAACGTGCTGTACGTGAGCGGCCGCACCGGTGCCTACCTCGAGTTGCCGCCCGGTACGCCCAACATGAACGTGGTGGATATGGCGCTGCCCGCCTTGCGCTACGAGCTCAGCGGCGCGCTGCGCGAGGCAGGGTCAACCGGGCAGGAGGCGCGTTCCCTGGCCCTCACAGTGCCGGTCAACGGCGAGCTGCGTCAGATTGAACTGAGCGTGCGGCCGCTGCGTCTGCCCGGTCAAACGGGGAGCCTCTACCTGATCGTCTTTCTGGACCGGGGTGGGGTGCAGGGGCCGCGGGCCCAACGTGGAGTGGCCCCCGAGGCGAGTGACCGCGTCGCGGAGTTGGAGCGCGAACTCAAGTACACCAAGGAGTATCTGCAGGCCACCATCGAAGAGATGGAGGTGGCGCTGGAGGAACGCAAAAGCACCAACGAGGAACTCCAGACTGCCAATGAGGAACTTCAGAGCAGCAATGAGGAACTGATGACCTCCAAGGAGGAACTCCAGTCCCTCAACGAGGAACTCATCACCATCAACGCGGAGCATCAGGTCATTATCTCGGACCTGCAACAGGCCAACGACGACATGAAGAACCTGATGGACTCGGTTGGCATCGCGACCGTGTTTCTTGACAACGAGCTGCGCATCAAGCGCTTCACGCCCAAGATCACCCAGGTCATCAACCTGATGCCGGTCGATGTGGGCCGCCCGCTGACCGACATCGCCTCCAACCTGCGCCATGACACGCTGGAGGAGGATATCCGCCGCGTCCTCCAGACCCTCGCCTCCTTCGAAACTGCCGTACAGACCCGGGAAGGCCAGTGGTTCCTGATGCGCATCTCGCCCTACCGCACCTTCGACAACTTCATCGATGGGGTGGTGGTTGTCTTTACCAATATCGATCCCCTCAAGCGGCTGGAGGGACAGTTGCGCGAAGCCCTGCTCTACAGCGAGGCGATTCTGAATACCATCACTGACCCTATCCTGGTGCTGGACCACAACCTGCGTGTCGTCTCCTTCAACACGGCGCTTCTTACCCTCCTGGGTGCCGACCCGGCAGACGTGCAGGGCGAGCGGGTCTATGACCTGGGAAGCGGCCAGTTCGATCAGCCGGACCTGGTGACCCGCCTGCGTGAGGTGGCGCTCGGTGCAGCCGAGCTGCGTGATTTCTTGCTGGAGATGGACTTGCCGGGTGAGGGCAAACGCGCCATCAAGCTGAATGCCCGGCGGCTTGTCAGTTCAGATGGGGCGGCCGAACTGGTGCTGCTGTGGTGCGAGGACCTGACCCCTGTCCTAGAACGGCTGGCCGAGGAAGGTGGCAACGCCTTGCAGGGCAGTGAGGCGGACTGA
- a CDS encoding chemotaxis protein CheB: MTRQPIVVIGASAGGVEALQALASRLPTDFPAPVLMVLHIAPYSPSVLPDILNRCCALPAQHAQDGETAQPGRIYVAPPDHHLLVENGELAVTKGPRENRMRPAIDTLFRSAAYTHGPDVTGVILSGLLDDGTSGLWTIKRLGGQAIVQDPGDARFDAMPRSAIQHVAVDAVLSAAQIGEQLSQLVRQPRQSLAVQLEPHEHKRLRAEVRIAAQDSGYELGIMNCGKPSLLTCPECHGTLTQIQEGTLTRYRCHTGHAYTASSLLADITSDIEEKAYQVLRALEESAILLRQLGGQCEQSGNLRAAQAFLVQAHEAEEHAQTVHNLIIHNKQLSSAKVEEAAPRE; this comes from the coding sequence ATGACTCGACAACCCATCGTGGTGATTGGCGCTTCCGCCGGGGGTGTGGAAGCCCTTCAGGCGCTTGCATCGCGGCTCCCCACGGACTTTCCGGCACCCGTCTTGATGGTCTTGCATATCGCGCCCTACAGCCCGAGCGTCCTCCCCGACATCCTCAACCGCTGCTGTGCACTGCCCGCCCAGCACGCGCAGGACGGCGAGACAGCGCAGCCGGGCCGCATCTACGTGGCGCCGCCCGACCATCACCTGCTTGTCGAGAATGGCGAGCTGGCTGTGACCAAAGGCCCCCGGGAAAACCGGATGCGGCCCGCGATAGACACCCTCTTTCGCTCGGCAGCGTACACGCACGGGCCGGACGTGACCGGGGTGATTCTCTCGGGCCTGCTGGACGACGGGACCTCGGGCCTGTGGACGATCAAGCGCCTGGGGGGCCAGGCCATCGTGCAGGACCCGGGGGACGCGCGGTTCGACGCTATGCCCCGCAGCGCCATTCAGCACGTTGCTGTGGACGCCGTGCTGTCCGCAGCGCAGATCGGCGAGCAGCTCTCCCAGCTCGTTCGTCAACCGCGCCAGAGCCTCGCCGTTCAGCTGGAGCCACACGAGCACAAGCGCCTGCGGGCTGAGGTGCGGATCGCCGCGCAGGACAGCGGATACGAGCTCGGCATCATGAACTGCGGCAAACCCTCCCTCCTCACCTGCCCCGAGTGCCACGGCACGCTGACGCAGATCCAGGAGGGTACCCTGACGCGCTACCGCTGTCACACCGGGCACGCCTACACCGCAAGCAGTCTGCTGGCCGACATCACCTCGGACATCGAGGAAAAGGCCTACCAGGTGCTCCGCGCCCTGGAAGAGAGCGCCATTCTGCTGCGGCAGCTCGGCGGCCAGTGCGAGCAGAGCGGGAACCTACGGGCCGCGCAGGCGTTCCTGGTTCAGGCCCACGAGGCTGAGGAGCACGCCCAAACCGTCCACAACCTGATCATCCATAACAAGCAGCTCAGCAGCGCCAAGGTGGAGGAGGCTGCGCCGCGGGAGTAG
- a CDS encoding MFS transporter has product MAHPTASSRVPRVFLPVLALVGCGAFLNVYSTQALLPELAREFSASRVATSLTVSATTLAMALCAPLVGLLADALGRKRLLVGALLLLAVPCLLIARADSLGHLILWRFVQGVLIPGVMVVTTAYVAEELPTPRVPAALAMYITGTVVGGFGGRFLSGVVAEAASWREAFHVIAASNLLIGLIAWAVLPRARNFVPQRAGQALPTLGSHLRNPPLLAACAVGFALLFALVAAFTYVNYHLADPPYRLTSAGLGTVFTVYLLGVVVTPPSGRLVARFGHRRVLLGALALAALGFTVTLAAPLPLIILGLAIGSSGVFVAQATTTGYVAASVTQGRSLASGLYNLAYYTGGALGAVLPGVAYARFGWSGAVAAGLAALALAAALAALAWPRTSGP; this is encoded by the coding sequence GTGGCACACCCCACGGCTTCTTCTCGCGTTCCCCGCGTGTTCCTGCCCGTTCTCGCCCTGGTGGGCTGCGGCGCGTTTCTCAATGTGTACAGCACCCAGGCCCTGCTGCCGGAGCTCGCGCGCGAGTTTTCGGCGTCCAGGGTGGCGACGTCCCTCACGGTGAGTGCCACCACCCTAGCGATGGCCCTCTGTGCCCCGCTGGTGGGCCTCCTGGCAGACGCGCTGGGGCGTAAACGCCTGCTGGTAGGAGCTCTGCTGCTGCTCGCCGTGCCCTGCCTCTTGATCGCCCGGGCTGATTCGCTCGGCCACCTCATCCTCTGGCGCTTCGTACAGGGCGTCCTGATTCCCGGCGTCATGGTCGTCACCACGGCGTACGTCGCGGAGGAACTCCCCACCCCACGCGTTCCGGCAGCGCTTGCCATGTACATCACGGGCACGGTCGTCGGAGGCTTCGGGGGGCGCTTTTTGAGTGGCGTCGTCGCAGAAGCAGCGAGCTGGCGGGAGGCATTCCACGTGATCGCCGCATCCAACCTCCTGATTGGGCTGATCGCCTGGGCCGTCCTTCCCCGGGCGAGGAATTTCGTGCCCCAGCGGGCCGGGCAGGCCCTCCCGACTCTGGGAAGCCACCTGCGCAATCCGCCGCTTCTCGCCGCGTGCGCGGTGGGGTTTGCCCTGCTGTTCGCGTTGGTGGCCGCCTTCACCTATGTGAATTACCACCTGGCGGACCCGCCCTACCGGCTGACGTCCGCAGGCCTTGGGACAGTCTTTACCGTGTACCTGCTGGGCGTGGTCGTCACGCCACCCTCGGGCCGCCTGGTGGCGCGCTTCGGTCACCGGCGGGTACTGCTGGGCGCACTCGCGCTGGCGGCGCTGGGTTTCACAGTCACGCTGGCCGCACCCCTGCCGCTCATCATCCTGGGTCTGGCGATCGGTTCGAGCGGCGTCTTTGTCGCTCAGGCCACCACGACGGGGTACGTTGCCGCGAGCGTAACGCAGGGGCGGTCGCTCGCCTCCGGCCTCTACAACCTCGCGTACTACACGGGGGGCGCGCTCGGGGCAGTTCTGCCCGGGGTGGCCTACGCCCGCTTCGGCTGGAGCGGAGCCGTTGCGGCTGGGCTCGCGGCCCTGGCGCTTGCAGCCGCCCTTGCCGCCCTCGCGTGGCCGCGAACGTCAGGCCCGTAG